The genomic stretch TGATGCGCTTTCGCTCTTGCCAGGTGAAGCGCCTCCGGAACACAAACCGAAGATCAATGAATTGCTCCGCGAAGGACAAGAGATCATCGTACAGGTCAACAAAGAGGCGGTCGGGAGCAAAGGAGCTAGGGTGACGACCAATTTGTCACTGCCTGGCCGCATTTTGGTGATGATGCCAGATGCGCCTTATGTCGGTGTATCGCGCCGGATCGAAAATGAGGCGGAGCGCAATCGAATCAAGGAGATCGCTGAGCGAATTCGTGATGAAAACACGGGCGTCATCGTGCGCACAGCGGCGGAAGGCGCGGAAGAAGCGGTGTTTGCAAGCGATTATACGTTTTTGAAAGCGCAGTGGCAGCGCGTGCAGAAGCAGTCGAAAACGGTGAAAGTACCGGGTGTCGTCTACCGCGATCTCGATTTGCTCAGCCGCTCTGTGCGCGACTTTTTTACAGATGATGTGGACGAGTTCCTCGTCGATACGGCAGAGGCTTACGAGACCGTGCGGGAACTGTTGCAATTCGGCTCTCAGCATCTTCTGGAACGAGTCAAATTGTATCATGGCAAAGAGAATCTGTTCACGGCGCATCGTATCGATCAGGATTTAGAAAAGGCGCTGAAGCGCAAAGTATGGCTCAAGTCGGGCGGTTTCATGGTGATCGACCAAACGGAAGCTTTGACTGCGATCGACATCAACACGGGCAAGTTCGTCGGCACGACTTCGCTTGAAGAGACTGTGTTGAAGACCAACCTAGAGGCCGCTCGCGAATTGGTGCGCCAGATCCGCCTGCGCGATCTGGGCGGCATCATCATCATCGACTTTATCGACATGCGCGACCCGGCGAACAAGCAGTTGGTGCTGGAGGAGTTAGAAGCCCAATTGAAAAAAGACCGCACCCGCGCTCATGTGCTCGGCATGACGCAGCTCGGCCTGATCGAGATGACGCGAAAAAAAGTGCGTCAGTCGCTCGACGAAGTGTTGATGCGTCCCTGTCACTTTTGTGAAGGGAAAGGGAAAGTGTTTGCGGAGGAGACGATGGCGGCGCGGATCGAACGTGAACTGCTCGACTACCTCGCCGAGCAGGAGCACGCAGCCGTTTTGATCGAATCTCATCCATTGGTGGCGGCACAATTGATCGGACCTGGCGGGCAGAATTTGCAGCGCTTGGAGCGGGAGACGAGAAAGCGCATCTTCATCAAAGGGCGCGAGAGCTTGCATATCGCCGAGCACCGCATTTCGTGGGCGGGAACGGTTGCTGAGGTGGAAATGAAGGCATTGCCCGTGCAGATCGGACAAGTCCTCGAAGTGAAGATTGACGAGCCACATGCCCACAATCCTCGCGACGGCATCGCTCGCCTTGAAGGCTACGTGCTCGATGTGCAAAGCGCGGGCATGCATGTGGGCGACACGATGCTGGTCAAAGTCGGGCAAGTGTTTCGGACCTATGCGAAAGCGACTTTGGTGCATAGACCTAGCTAAATACGTTCGTTGACACCGCGTTGCTACCTATGATAGTATACTTTAGTAGCGTGATGTTCTGTAGTTTTATAGTTCGTGCACGCTGTAACCACGTAGCCCGGGTTCTAAACGTCTTCGTGACTACCTAGGGATAGTGAGTCTGAGTAATAGGAGGTGCACATATGTACGCAATCGTGAAAACTGGTGGTAAGCAGTACAAAGTAGCAGAAGGTGACGTGATCTTCGTTGAAAAGCTCGACGTTGAGGGCGAAGCTGTTACTTTTGACGAAGTTCTTCTCGTTTCCAAAGAAGGCAGCGTAGTAGTAGGTTCCCCGGCTGTAGCTGGCGCAACCGTTTCTGCGAAAGTCCTGAAACATGGTAAAGCGAAGAAAATCATCGTTTACAAGTACAAGTCTAAGAAAAACTACCGTCGTAAGCAAGGTCATCGTCAACCGTATACCCAAGTACAAATCGAAAAGATCAACGCGTAATCTCGCATGATCCGCTCGGTCATTTGGCGTGACGATCAACGCAGGATTTCCAAGTTTTCTGTTCGTGGACATGCAGGCGCAGCCGACCGCGGTTATGATATCGTGTGTGCTGCCGTCTCGATATTGGTCACGAATGCGATCAACTCGTCGGAGCATTTGCTTGGCGTAGTCATCGCAACGGATGACGAGATCGCCTCTGGTGATGTCGTGTGCGAGGTGCCTGCTTTGAGTGGCGTGGAGAACGAAAGACTCCAATTGCTTATGGAATCCATGGTGTATGGAATTCGTCAAGTCTCGGAAGCGTATCCGGACTTTGTGAAATTTACCGAGAAGTCCCGATAAGGGCAAACTCCACAGTATCGGAGGTGGAACGAATGATTAAATTGAATCTTCAGTTGTTTGCGTCTAAGAAGGGGGTAGGTTCCTCCAAAAACGGACGTGACTCCCATTCGAAGCGTCTGGGCGTTAAGCGCGCAGATGGTCAAGTGGTTTCCGCAGGTTCCATCTTGGTTCGCCAACGCGGCACCAAGATCTACCCGGGACTGAACGTTGGTAAAGGCGGCGACGATACGTTGTTTGCGAAAGTTGAGGGCCGTGTTGCTTTTGAGCGCATGGGTCGCGACAAGAAGAAAGTCAGCGTATATCCGGTCGTTGTAGCAGAAGCTATTGAAGCGTAAGAGCTTTTGCGATAAGCGATTCTCCCTCGCGGAGAGTCGCTTTTTTTAATAGCTCACATCACAGGAATTTCTTTCCGGTTGTCGA from Tumebacillus algifaecis encodes the following:
- a CDS encoding Rne/Rng family ribonuclease is translated as MRKQILVSTDHRELRVAILEDGRTVEYYLERSHGGGVVGNIYKGRVANVLPGMQAAFVDIGIEKNAFLYIDDALSLLPGEAPPEHKPKINELLREGQEIIVQVNKEAVGSKGARVTTNLSLPGRILVMMPDAPYVGVSRRIENEAERNRIKEIAERIRDENTGVIVRTAAEGAEEAVFASDYTFLKAQWQRVQKQSKTVKVPGVVYRDLDLLSRSVRDFFTDDVDEFLVDTAEAYETVRELLQFGSQHLLERVKLYHGKENLFTAHRIDQDLEKALKRKVWLKSGGFMVIDQTEALTAIDINTGKFVGTTSLEETVLKTNLEAARELVRQIRLRDLGGIIIIDFIDMRDPANKQLVLEELEAQLKKDRTRAHVLGMTQLGLIEMTRKKVRQSLDEVLMRPCHFCEGKGKVFAEETMAARIERELLDYLAEQEHAAVLIESHPLVAAQLIGPGGQNLQRLERETRKRIFIKGRESLHIAEHRISWAGTVAEVEMKALPVQIGQVLEVKIDEPHAHNPRDGIARLEGYVLDVQSAGMHVGDTMLVKVGQVFRTYAKATLVHRPS
- the rplU gene encoding 50S ribosomal protein L21; this translates as MYAIVKTGGKQYKVAEGDVIFVEKLDVEGEAVTFDEVLLVSKEGSVVVGSPAVAGATVSAKVLKHGKAKKIIVYKYKSKKNYRRKQGHRQPYTQVQIEKINA
- a CDS encoding ribosomal-processing cysteine protease Prp — translated: MIRSVIWRDDQRRISKFSVRGHAGAADRGYDIVCAAVSILVTNAINSSEHLLGVVIATDDEIASGDVVCEVPALSGVENERLQLLMESMVYGIRQVSEAYPDFVKFTEKSR
- the rpmA gene encoding 50S ribosomal protein L27 encodes the protein MIKLNLQLFASKKGVGSSKNGRDSHSKRLGVKRADGQVVSAGSILVRQRGTKIYPGLNVGKGGDDTLFAKVEGRVAFERMGRDKKKVSVYPVVVAEAIEA